attcaccccacactatgactcctcggcaacggcgccagaaaaaggtcttgataacccacaagtgtaggggatcgcaacagttttttataagtaagagtgtcgaacccaacgaggagctaaaggtagaataaatattccctcaagttctatcggccaccgatacaactctacgcacgcttgacgtttgctttacctagaacaagtatgaaactagaagtactttgtaggtgtgataggataggtttgcaagataataaagagcacgtaaataaaagctaggggctgtttagataaagatgcaataaagtaaatatagtgagtgtggaaaagtggtggtaggagttgtgaaattgtcccagagcaattgactacgttactagaccggtaatcactattgcaattctatttgagggagaggcataagctaacatactttctcttcctggatcatatgcacttatgattggaactctagcaagcattcgcaactactaaagattcattaaggtaaaacccaaccatatcattaaagcatcaagtcccctttatcccatacacaacaatccccttactcgggtttgtgtttcagtcactcacgcaacccactataagcgaatcatgaacgcattgcaacaccctacagagggaatccctcacgcttgcgcgacacggagggcaccataggatagcaccaataataaaacatgcaactcaaaccaatcatagcaattcatcaatcaccgatacgacaacggaaatctactcagacatcataggatggtgacacatcattggataataatataaagcataaagcaccatgttcaagtagagggtacagcgggttgcgggagagtggaccgctgaatatagatgggggaaggtgatggagacgttggtggagatgatggaggtgttggtgaagatcgtgctgatgatgatggcccccggcagcgctccggcgccaccggaagcaagggggagagaggaccacttcttcttcttcttccttgacctcctccctagatgggagaagggtttcccctctggtacttggctcccatggcgtgggaggggcgagagcccctccgagattggatctatctctctgtttatgcgttctctaattctaccccttcaccgtttcttttatatctggagatccgtaactccgattggggtgaatctttcgcctagatttttctcgtaaaattagctttcttgcggcaaaagaagagcgtcaaccgccttacgggtggcccacgagagtccagggcgcgcccggggggggggggggagggcgcgcccccctatctcgtggccaccccggacaccgtttcccgttgattcttcctccggagaatcccaaatattccaaaataattctccgtctgtttttgtcccatttggattccgtttgatattgggtttctgcgaaacataaaacatgcaatagacaggaattggcactgggcactggatcaatatgttagtcccaaaaatagtataaaaagttgccaaaaatatatgaaagttgaagaatattggcatggaacaatcaaaaattattgatatgacggagacgtatcaaccactaggcatgatatgaacatataatttcagcttcattacattcaatttattcaacaatttacttataggatataagtggagcacaagagtaaatgacaaactactccaaaaagatataagtgaagatcatgcgaatagttatgcagagttttgtaggacagtaacaattttccctcaagtggatgacctaaggtttatcaatctgtgggaggcgtaggatgaagatagtctctctcaagcaatcgtgcaatcaaatataagaaatctcttgtgtccccaacacacccaatacaatagcaaattgtataggtgcactagttcggcgaagagatggtcataaaaatgtagtatggatagtacatatgagtttttgtagtgcgaacaataaaaaaaacagcaaggtagtaaatgataaaacggagcacaaacggtattgcaataatggaaaatgaggcctagggtgcataatttcactagtgcaatctctcaacaatgctaacatagttggatcatatgactatccctcaaagtgtaataatcactcccgagttcctattagcggagaacaaaagatagaaattgtttgtagggtacgaaaccacctcaaagctattatttccgatcaatctatcctagagttcgtactaaaataacagcaagctattcttttcgattgatctaatcaagagttcatactaaaataacaccatatgatacatatcaaccaactctaatatcacctagataccccaatgtcaccgcgagtacctgTCAGTTAATTATAcaatatgtatcaaacaatttcagattcataatactcaatccacacaaagaactacaaggagaccccaaagtttgtatcggagaaaagataataaaaacgtgcatcccctacgcatagattaccccaaagtcacctcaAGATTCTgtaagttgagtgccataacatatattaagtgaatcaaaataatgcaccattgtcaccatgggtattcatatgcaagacatatcatgtgttctcagatctgaacattcaatctgacaagacaaaacttcaaagggtaaatactcaattcatcacaacaagagtatagaggggagaaacatcatatgatccatctatgttaacaaagacCATGATATATTAAGATCGTGACAtatcaagatcacgagagagagggagcgatattaaacacatagttactggtacaaaccctcagccccgagggtggactactccctcctcatagtggtggccgccgggataatgaagatggccaccgctgatgatctccccctctggcagggtgccggaacgggctcccggttggttttcggtggctacagaggcttgcggcggcggaacttctgatctagggtctccttgagggtttttggaatatttgagaatttatagggcgaagagggggtgcgggacgccactgaggtgggcataacccaccggggcacgcatggggggcccaggcacgccctggtgggttatgccccccccccctcaggggTTCACCCtcaggtgctgctctagcccattgGCAGTCTTCTGGTCCGTAGAAAATCTATAAAACATTTTgcggtgtttggagaactttcatttctgcacaaaaaacaacaccacggtagttctgctgaaaacaacatcagtccgggttagttccatgcaaatcataccaaaaccatataaattattgtaaacatggcatgaatacttcataaattatagatacgttggagacgtatcatgtttatgattttcaaatgcttggtatgtgtgggacctgacaacctagttgtttattcttggtagcctctcttatggggaaatgtctcctagtgcttccactgagccatggtggcttgctactgctccggaacacacattgatcagcatgtgtccttcttcgttcctgtgtctgtcccttcagggaaatgtcacgtgttgttcctttaagtccttgtagcttgctacgacttgggttcatacgttgatgaccgacatgttcgttgctgggtcgtgtatgcctgtccctgtaagttagtgccagcttgggtttacgactagtcatgtcggctcgggttctctatcatatggatgctagcaacactatcatatacgtgagtcaaaaggtgcaaacggtcccgggccaggtaaggtggcacccgtggggataccgtgcgtgaggccggaaagtgatatgatgtgttacatgctagatcggtgtgacttaggatcgggtcctgacaagtaatttgttcacccatcgtattattttctatcttgagagaagcctctagtgaaacctatggcccccgagtctattttccatcatacaagtttctgatctacaattttagtttctgatctactattcttgcaatcttttactttctgatctgtaaaccaaaaataccaaaaatatttactttatcgtttatctatctctatcagttcttacttttgcaagtaatcgtgaagggattaacaacccatttatcacgttgggtgcaagtttgtttgattgtttgtgcaggtattcggtgatttatgtgttgtctcctactggattgataccttggttctcaaactgagagaaaaacttatctctactttgctacatcaccctttcctcttcaagggaaacaccaacgcaagctcaagaagtagcaggtatGTCCAGAAAGTAGCATGCCGGGATGCATATGCGTTGAACGGAGCCCcgatgggaggagatgatggctcctgggagttcagaatcatcatcgacagatagctgacgatagtcgagattaagaggcgcggcGCACCACTGAGTGCGCCActgagatgcgaggacttgtgtgcggcaaccatccttggtggggagaagggagatgatctccccaaggatggcgttggagagatcactgatgcggtccgccggagattctatgggttcctcagATCCAGGGGTGCCGTGGACGCTTCTGGACGCGCtgccgggtccaagatctacatctGGTGGTGCCACTGGCCGGAGCCTCATATGTCTACATACCAATCTAGAAAAAATGGAAGAAACATACATGTaagacattcaaaatcaattctcaagatctggccacgaattattagcacgcacgctaaccctagtcagattattAACAGAAATCATTTGTACGgaaacaaacaattaatcactaaccctatacagataccattcaaacaatcaatacactacatgcatctaacggatcttaattactctgatttcatggactgagagagcataaccataggatttgtattccaaaAAAATTAGAGCGGATGgggggagtaaccagagaaaacacatgatatgtttgccgcacaaatgggtatagatgactaactggTTTTCCGTCGGAGTCGCAATCGTTGCCGGAGTTGCTGTGGACCTCCGGCTCCGGCAGGGGGGGGGGCACGACGGTGCCAACGAAGTCAAGGTCGTGTCGTTGCATGCACGAGATCTCGTCGGCGGCAATGGCAACCTCTGTGCCTAGCTTCACACATTGCACGGGAACTTCACCAGcctcggcgtcgccactccctccgatggtgcacttcggcggcatcctcatacactctaGACGTTGGTGACCACTATGGACCGGGGTGCGGGCGCCTATTCTGGCCGGCGGCTTGGGCGCGCCATTAATACAGACCAGTGGGAGTGAGGCGGGACGGAGATCAAAGGttgtctcgcctcccggtgagcctgcgcggcagACTTCTggcattcctaccatcatttcacacagctactcgcacgcctcttGGTGACACTGCATAGCGAAAATGCcttccgtcaattcacacacatgcacgcacacctCTTAGTCTGCCTGCGCAGCGGACTGCTCCCATCAACTCATGTCTGCTCGCATGGCACACAGGGCGCGTGGCGGCAcgtatttgtttttgttttttgatgattAATTCTGTCGCTTTACTGCTTAAACGAAGCATGGCACGGTCTAACGCACATGGTCCGAATAATTCGTATGAGATATTCGTTGCCAGTTATTAACAATCTCTCatttgtaagaagattatatcaaaacttgtctcaaatctGACAAAAAATACAATATCACAATCTACTGGTGTCCATCTGACatcacgataagtttcatgaatttcaactaagttttggatttactgaattTTAAAATCAATATTCTCAATGTTTTGAATTCTCTTGCATGgggaaacatgcacccagggacacacatatgattttgcaattcattttggtgcacatgtagctcaaatttgatttttgctgattaaatccctagaaaatcaatcaataTATAAAAACGGTTCAATGATCTCCGTTTCTTTAATTTTAACACGACACTTCTTTGGTCACATGTTTACTGTAGAAAAAGTTTGACATGATGCCTCAGAGTGGCGGTGGTGGTGAgggatgtgtgtgtctgtgtgtgtgtggggggggggggtccagcaGTACACGACGAGTCGTGAGCCTCCGTGTGGGATTGATCATTTTgtagtcacacacacacacacacacatacacacatatatatatatatatagggtgggtctattatgataacacccttaagacttTTATTCTGCACACCAAACTCTTATTCTGCACACCCGAAGCGAACCGCATCAGAAAGATATCTACACCCACAACCACGTCCCACCTTATCCCCACTTTCTTCTGCGGGTCATGCCCACCACCCCCGCGCCGCCTGcccactccctctccttcccaCCTTCTTTTTCCCCGTTCGGCCGCCGCAGCCATCCCCGCCTTCCACCACTCGGACTTCGCGCCGCCCAATAACTCCCCGGCCTCCCATCGCTCTACCCGCCCCACCTCCCACCGCTCTCACCTTCCATCTCCAGCGCCATCCCATGACTCCCAGAAATCACACCCCATGGCATCAGATCTGAGCGGCAGGGCCCCGATGGTGGCGCCATCTTTCTCCTGCGTGAGCTTCCCTCGTCAATGGCCCTGCTCGTGCCCATGGCGAACCAATACCCCAAGCTTCCTCTCCCCCACCTTTTCTAACTTCTCCCTGGATGGCCACCGCCCCCTGCTTCGTTGACCAGAACAACCCCTCCTCCCCATCCATGGTGGTCGCCCCACCACCGCGGCCTCTCCTGGTGCCAGATCCGGTAGGATCCGCCTCAAGCGCCGTCGTCCCCATGGGATCCGGTGGGGTCCGCCTCCAGCGTCGGCGTCCCCATGGGATCCGCCTCCCGCCCCCTCCCCGTTGGCTACCTCCCTGCTGTGCCGGGAAACAGCGCCGCGCTGCCAGGCCCCGCCCCCATCACACCAATGAGCACAGCAGCCTCAATCTCCGACAATGGATCCAGGCACCCCCGGTCAGATCGCGCCCCAAGTACCCGTGCAGGCGCCGCCAAGTTCGTGGTTCGCCGCCCCTCTGTCCCCCTCTTCCACCTCCCATCCTCCATTGCTGGAGCAGCACGGCCCATGGGCGTGCACTGCATTGTGACTCCTCATGCAGTGCAGATTGGGCATCAGGTAGGATTGCTGTTCGTTGTGGTGGCTACATGCCACAGTGATTTTTTTAGTCATTTTGTATTTCACTCGCTTGGGTGCAGCTCACGGGTGCATCGTGTGCAGCTCGCTGGATCGATCTGGAGGTTCCCATGGGCCTCCTCTCCCAACTGCATCGCCCTTCCCCGCGGCCTACTGCAAGCATGGCGAGTAGAGCATCAGCAGATGCATAGTGCTCTTCTGCACTTCATTGATTTTTGTGCTTTTCTGAACAGAAAAAAGTGAAAAATGAAGTCCGCTGTGGTTTGCTATTGAGGTTCAGTTTACTTATTTTTGCATTAAAGGTGAAGTGATGCAGTTCGGCTGGATGGCCCGTTCCtcaattttgttgttgttgaaaACTGCACTTCATTAGTTCATTTTAAAAACTGCACTTCATTACCATGATGGTTAGTTTTGTCTTAGTGAAAGTGTACCCCGTAGAATTTTGTGCCGTTCGGCCGGTGGAGAGTGCAGATATTGTatgggtgtgtggctgtgtaaaacTATCAGAAGTTGTGTATGCTTTGTAGCTCACTTTGTTCTCTTGTGTTGTTCGCTATATAACTTTTCCCTAGTCCACTTGGCAAACACAAACAAGAACATCTCAAAAGCAGCTCCCTTCTTATTAGATGTAGTTCACTCGCTCTGTCCCTGCGGTCCACTTCCAGGCCCAATGCTCGACGTGAAGTGCACTCCACCTTGTTTCGGAAAATTTGGAAGTCTCGAGGTTCAATTTTCGTAGTATTGTGGTTCACCAACGGTCGAcgtgaagtgcactccacctctTCTCGGAAAATTTGGAAGcctcgaggttcacttttcatagtattgcGGTTCACCGACGCTCGGcgtgaagtgcactccacctcgtttgcGAAAATTTacatcccacaaaaaagaaatcatgcagtgcacttgtctgtCTGATGAAGTGTGGTTTGCTACCTCGTTTGGGAAAATTtatgtcccacaaaaaagaaatcatgtagTGCACTTATcggtctgatgcagtgcggtttttggtCGGAAGGCAGTGCGGTTTTTTGTCGGaagaagtacccacgtcgatttgggtgtcgcgaaaaacagagtatccgcatttcggtaaatttgaaattcctcttaaaccgtaaagaattagagagtgtgttctacatgaaagagttgcgtATCGTCGATATCTCTCCAAtggcgtatcgtttgaatcattccgaccagcggtttgcaaaaatttcgcgaaaaacggccgctgccactcgtcgtccgccgcatgattttcaaaattaatttAAAACCGCAAGAATCTGAAAACATGTTCTACAtacgaaagttgcgccttgtccatagctttccaatggcgtatcacacgcctcatttcgacaaacggttcaaaaaatgaagcgaaaacagtaccgaaatttttaaaaaacttgaaaaacaaagttccgcgatttagtaaatttgaaactgctcttaaaccgtaacgaattagagaaagatttatatatgtaaaagatgcgcctcgacgatatctatccaatggcgtatcattttcttcattccgacaagcggtttataAAAAAACgcaaaaaaacgctcgctgccactcgtcatccgctgcaccatttttaaaactgctcttaaaccgtgtggaatctcgaaaagtgttcaacatgtcgaagttgcgcctaatccatagcttttcaacggtatattagacgcctcattccgacaaacggttaaaaaattagagcgaaaacagtactaaAAAAAATAACGCGtacagttttttccgacgagaagttcactagtctctattgcagtgctcgtcgtcaaaatgatgcagtgcgcttctattgagcgtgcagtgccgaagtggtgtgcagaatagttattctgctaatattagcataatagaccgtctgtatatatatgtATCATCTAGTGGTAGTTACTACCAtctagtggtagttaccaccacccTAGCTGCCATCGGATCTCTTCAGATCTGAGTGTTGATTAGTGGGTTCGGTTTTACAAGTTTCCAGACTTTCTGTACCCGATAAAATAACCAGCCCGTACCCCCACCACACCCACCCGATTTATGTGGGGAGATAATTACCATATAACTACCTCCAGTAAAAGGAGCAAGCTATATATCCACCGGCCGCTGGCGTCGGGCATCCTTCTTCTCTAGTTTTTAATACGCAGGTTAATCTTTGATCTATCCTTCTCTTGTTTACTAGATTTAGCATATGTATATGTATACTAAAATCCATCTAATGCTGGTGCATGTAGGATTTGGATTGCTAATTTAGAAGAGATGCATGCATGGATTCATGCAATTGACCAACGACCGTGCATCAGGTCTGGACGCATCAACTAACTGTACAAACATAATGTACATGACATTCTCCAtactccatgcatacatatataTACTCCCTTCCAAAAAAAATATGTGTCCACTAACGGACCTGTAACACATACTCCCGTCTGAATTTGCTCAAAAAAAAGTACTCCTATCTAAAGAAGATACATACACAGTCGGTAACTCCATAGATATCTCGTTTATATTATATGCACAACAGTCCATCGTAAATACTACATACACCATTCTAAAATAAGAAGTATATTTCTTCATACTACAAGACACAGATACTCCATCCTCCATAAAAAACATATATACTCCATGTTCTAAGAAATACATACTTCATACTTTTGGTGGTTCCCAATACTAAATTCAAAATTAATATACTACATACTGTTTTTTTACTCGACAGTTCATACAATATACTACATACTAAAAAAACTATATCCACTTCAAAAAGACATACTACATACTCTCTGCGAAAAACAATTATATGTACACATGCACATACTCCATGTGAGAATTTGTAAATATACTCCAAAATATAGTAGTATCGTAGTATGTAGTACGTACCATAATTCTGAAACGAACAATAAAATACATACAAAATACTACTTTTTTGGGACACATATTTTTGTACATTCACGTAAAAGAGTGTTAATACTCCAGCTTGGTGTTAATAATCCATACTCAAATAATCAAATGCTTATACTCCACACTCCAATTTTACTTAGTAGTGCATACTCCATACTACAAAAGTTACATGTCAATACTCCGTACTACAGGTATATATGAGTATACTCTATGCGGTTCTAAAAAAGACAATATATTTCGTACTATAATAGAAGAATCAAAAAAGAGTTATACGTTCCTATACGACCTATTTCCAACAAAAACTACTTGTTAAAAAAAGATATAAATACGTACTTTGGATAAGAAAATTACCATCTATGGT
Above is a window of Triticum aestivum cultivar Chinese Spring chromosome 6B, IWGSC CS RefSeq v2.1, whole genome shotgun sequence DNA encoding:
- the LOC123134321 gene encoding uncharacterized protein isoform X2 — translated: MATAPCFVDQNNPSSPSMVVAPPPRPLLVPDPVGSASSAVVPMGSGGVRLQRRRPHGIRLPPPPRWLPPCCAGKQRRAARPRPHHTNEHSSLNLRQWIQAPPVRSRPKYPCRRRQVRARWIDLEVPMGLLSQLHRPSPRPTASMASRASADA
- the LOC123134321 gene encoding uncharacterized protein isoform X1, producing the protein MGSASRPLPVGYLPAVPGNSAALPGPAPITPMSTAASISDNGSRHPRSDRAPSTRAGAAKFVVRRPSVPLFHLPSSIAGAARPMGVHCIVTPHAVQIGHQLAGSIWRFPWASSPNCIALPRGLLQAWRVEHQQMHSALLHFIDFCAFLNRKK